From the genome of Bosea sp. Tri-49, one region includes:
- a CDS encoding branched-chain amino acid ABC transporter permease, protein MTAFLQALASGLALGAIYGLIALGFNITYATTKTFNFGQGAFLVPGSLVGVSLLLLAAGKPHFGNLTQAEMTMTAYVLATVASVVVVGAIGIALYYCAIKPFVGAGGLNWVLSTIGFGIIMQNSALAIWGPASIAVPSPLGSEVWRIAGAGIRPQEVLIAVVAVAVMVGLDIVLRKTRFGKALRAVAFNPQAAAIVGINVEMIVIAAFVISSALAGLAGILIAPITTASVFIGLGVALKAFSAAIVGGLTSPRGCMLGGFLLGVVEALVGLWRAEMREITIFLLIIIVLVVRPGGLMGARSVEKI, encoded by the coding sequence ATGACGGCATTCCTTCAGGCTCTGGCCAGCGGTCTGGCGCTGGGCGCGATCTACGGGCTGATCGCGCTCGGCTTCAACATCACCTACGCCACAACCAAGACCTTCAATTTCGGCCAGGGCGCCTTCCTCGTCCCAGGCAGCCTGGTCGGCGTCTCCTTGCTGCTGCTGGCGGCGGGCAAGCCGCATTTCGGCAATCTCACCCAAGCCGAGATGACGATGACGGCCTATGTGCTGGCGACGGTTGCCAGCGTCGTCGTGGTCGGCGCCATCGGCATCGCGCTGTACTATTGCGCGATCAAGCCGTTCGTCGGCGCCGGCGGCCTCAACTGGGTGCTGAGCACGATCGGCTTCGGCATCATCATGCAGAACAGCGCGCTGGCGATCTGGGGCCCGGCCTCGATCGCGGTGCCCTCGCCGCTCGGCAGCGAGGTCTGGCGCATCGCCGGCGCCGGCATCCGGCCGCAGGAAGTCCTGATCGCGGTCGTCGCGGTCGCCGTCATGGTCGGGCTCGACATCGTCCTGCGCAAGACGCGCTTCGGCAAGGCGCTGCGGGCCGTCGCCTTCAATCCGCAGGCCGCGGCGATCGTCGGCATCAATGTCGAGATGATCGTGATCGCCGCCTTCGTGATCTCATCTGCGCTGGCGGGCCTCGCCGGCATCCTGATCGCGCCGATCACTACGGCTTCCGTCTTCATCGGGCTCGGCGTCGCGCTGAAGGCGTTCTCGGCCGCGATCGTCGGCGGTTTGACCAGCCCGCGCGGCTGCATGCTCGGCGGCTTCCTGCTCGGCGTTGTCGAGGCGCTGGTCGGGCTGTGGCGCGCCGAAATGCGCGAGATCACCATCTTCCTGCTGATCATCATCGTCCTCGTCGTCCGCCCCGGCGGGCTGATGGGCGCGCGCAGCGTGGAGAAAATCTGA
- a CDS encoding hydroxymethylglutaryl-CoA reductase, degradative, which translates to MVTAEAQSAAGREVNSRIENYRNLSCAERLEQAVAAAGLADADRALLAQPGALPLTLANGMIENVVGTFELPLGIATNFIVNDRDYLIPMAVEEPSVVAAASYMARIARGSGGFRTSSDRPIMRAQVQLLGVGDPEGARHKLLAAQGEIVAAANAKDKVLVSLGGGCQGIEVHVFPQTPRGPIVVMHLLVDVRDAMGANTVNTMAETVAPIVERITGGTVRLRILSNLADLRLARASVTIPEAALATKEFSGRRMIDGMLDAYTFAAIDPYRATTHNKGIMNGIDPVVVATGNDWRAIEAGAHAYAARSGRYTSLTTWEEDRDGNLVGSIELPMALGLVGGATKTHPLAQWSLRLLGVTSAQELAEVTVAVGLAQNMAALRALATEGIQRGHMALHARNIAIVAGAEGAEVEAIAAELARTHDVRVDRARELLAARRKG; encoded by the coding sequence ATGGTGACGGCCGAGGCGCAGAGCGCCGCCGGGCGTGAGGTAAACTCGCGCATCGAGAACTACCGCAATCTGAGCTGTGCCGAGCGGCTGGAGCAGGCTGTCGCGGCGGCCGGGCTCGCCGATGCCGATCGCGCCTTGTTGGCACAGCCGGGTGCGCTGCCGCTCACTCTCGCCAACGGCATGATCGAGAATGTCGTCGGCACCTTCGAGCTTCCACTTGGCATCGCCACCAACTTCATCGTCAACGATAGGGATTACCTGATCCCGATGGCGGTGGAGGAGCCCTCTGTCGTCGCGGCCGCCTCCTATATGGCGCGGATCGCCCGCGGCTCCGGCGGCTTCCGGACATCGAGCGACCGGCCGATCATGCGGGCGCAGGTCCAGCTTCTGGGTGTCGGCGATCCCGAAGGGGCGCGCCACAAATTGCTGGCGGCGCAGGGCGAGATCGTCGCCGCCGCCAACGCCAAGGACAAGGTGCTGGTCTCGCTCGGTGGCGGCTGCCAGGGCATCGAGGTCCATGTCTTCCCGCAGACACCGCGCGGGCCGATCGTGGTGATGCACCTGCTCGTCGACGTCCGCGACGCGATGGGCGCCAACACCGTCAACACCATGGCCGAGACGGTGGCGCCGATCGTCGAGCGCATCACCGGCGGCACAGTGCGCCTGCGCATCCTCTCCAATCTCGCCGATCTCCGGCTGGCGCGCGCCAGCGTCACCATCCCCGAGGCAGCGCTGGCGACCAAGGAGTTCTCCGGGCGGCGCATGATCGACGGCATGCTCGATGCCTACACCTTTGCCGCGATCGACCCGTACCGCGCCACCACCCACAACAAGGGCATCATGAACGGCATCGATCCCGTGGTGGTCGCGACCGGCAATGACTGGCGCGCCATCGAGGCCGGCGCTCATGCCTATGCCGCCCGCAGCGGCCGCTACACCTCGCTGACGACCTGGGAGGAGGATCGCGACGGCAATCTCGTCGGCTCGATCGAGTTGCCGATGGCGCTCGGCCTCGTCGGCGGCGCCACCAAGACCCATCCGCTGGCGCAATGGTCGCTGCGTCTGCTCGGCGTGACCAGCGCGCAGGAGCTGGCCGAGGTCACCGTCGCCGTCGGGCTTGCCCAGAACATGGCGGCGCTCAGGGCGCTGGCGACCGAGGGCATCCAGCGCGGCCATATGGCCCTGCACGCCCGCAACATCGCCATCGTCGCCGGGGCAGAGGGCGCCGAGGTCGAGGCGATCGCCGCAGAGCTTGCCCGCACGCACGATGTCCGCGTCGACCGGGCACGCGAGCTGCTGGCCGCGCGGCGCAAGGGCTGA
- a CDS encoding CoA transferase yields the protein MTDVHPREILIATIARLLDGVRHVAVGASSPIPAAGAMLLRALKKRAGAPQVRISILGSVEHNFFTNGSAELFDCAGQGRVDAFFLGGGQIDGQANINLVGIGDYPASAPRWPGSFGSAYLYFVVPRVILFREEHSPRVFVEKVDFISAPGTSPAGVHRTGGPVALLTGKALFSFDKTRPGFTLESLHPGHDLNEVREATGFAFRHAEQPGQTETPDPTTLALLRGQVMDELAETYPEFASQMRRGVCA from the coding sequence ATGACGGATGTGCATCCCCGCGAGATCCTGATCGCGACCATCGCCCGCCTGCTCGACGGCGTCCGGCATGTCGCCGTGGGCGCGTCTTCGCCGATTCCCGCCGCCGGCGCGATGCTGCTGCGGGCCCTGAAGAAGCGCGCCGGTGCGCCCCAGGTCAGGATTTCGATCCTCGGCTCGGTCGAGCACAACTTCTTCACCAACGGCTCGGCCGAGCTGTTCGACTGCGCGGGGCAGGGGCGGGTCGATGCCTTCTTTCTCGGCGGCGGCCAGATCGACGGGCAGGCCAACATCAATCTGGTGGGCATCGGTGACTATCCGGCCTCGGCGCCGCGGTGGCCGGGCTCGTTCGGGTCGGCTTATCTCTATTTCGTCGTTCCCCGCGTCATCCTGTTCCGCGAGGAGCACAGCCCGCGCGTCTTCGTCGAGAAGGTCGACTTCATCAGCGCGCCCGGAACGAGCCCGGCCGGCGTCCACCGGACCGGCGGGCCGGTGGCGCTGCTGACGGGCAAGGCCCTGTTCAGCTTCGACAAGACCCGTCCCGGCTTCACCCTGGAGAGCCTCCATCCCGGCCACGACCTCAACGAGGTGAGGGAGGCGACGGGTTTCGCATTCAGGCACGCGGAACAGCCCGGCCAGACCGAGACCCCCGACCCAACGACGCTCGCTCTCCTGCGCGGGCAGGTCATGGACGAGCTCGCGGAAACCTATCCGGAATTCGCCAGCCAGATGCGGCGCGGGGTCTGCGCATGA
- a CDS encoding CaiB/BaiF CoA transferase family protein, translated as MNSRTGSLAEIKVIDASRVLGGPYAGQILGDHGADVIKIEPPAGDETRGWGPPFLDDAASYFLGVNRNKRGMALDLTQEAGRELLLRLLETADVFIENFKTGTLDRWGLGREELQQRFPRLVHCRISGFGADGPLGGLPGYDAAIQASAGIMSVNGELGGEPLRVGLPVVDMVTGLNAVIGILMALQERASSGKGQFVEATLYDCGISLLHPHLPNFYLSGKVAGRSGNAHPNITPYDVFATRDAPLFLAVGNNRQFATLCEVIDRPELADDPRYASNKDRNLNRDALKADLEEAMTGFDCSPLAERLIKSGVPCGAVRTIDQVMADPHTHHREMVIDIGAYRGTGSPIKLSRTPASYRLAPPRFGEHTAAILDEVGVQGDLFADVLPGFDAGADPAAGKRKVRG; from the coding sequence ATGAACTCTCGCACCGGCTCCCTGGCCGAGATCAAGGTCATCGACGCCAGCCGCGTTCTCGGCGGCCCCTATGCCGGCCAGATTCTCGGCGACCATGGCGCCGACGTGATCAAGATCGAACCTCCGGCGGGTGACGAGACGCGCGGCTGGGGGCCGCCCTTCCTCGATGACGCCGCCAGCTATTTCCTCGGCGTGAACCGCAACAAACGCGGCATGGCACTCGACCTGACGCAGGAGGCCGGCCGCGAGCTGCTCCTGCGCCTGCTGGAAACGGCGGATGTCTTCATCGAGAACTTCAAGACCGGCACGCTCGATCGCTGGGGCCTCGGCCGGGAAGAGCTGCAGCAGCGCTTCCCCCGCCTAGTCCATTGCCGCATCTCGGGCTTCGGCGCCGACGGGCCGCTCGGCGGCCTGCCAGGCTACGATGCGGCGATCCAAGCTTCCGCCGGCATCATGAGCGTCAATGGCGAGCTCGGCGGAGAACCGCTACGGGTCGGGCTCCCGGTCGTCGACATGGTGACGGGCCTCAATGCCGTGATCGGCATTCTCATGGCACTGCAGGAGCGAGCATCGAGCGGGAAAGGTCAGTTCGTCGAGGCGACGCTCTATGATTGCGGGATTTCGCTGCTGCATCCCCATCTGCCGAACTTCTACCTTTCGGGGAAGGTCGCGGGACGTTCCGGCAACGCCCATCCCAACATCACCCCCTACGATGTTTTCGCCACACGCGACGCGCCGCTCTTCCTCGCCGTCGGCAACAACCGGCAGTTCGCCACGCTGTGCGAGGTCATCGACCGGCCTGAGCTGGCGGACGATCCGCGCTACGCGAGCAACAAGGACCGCAACCTCAACCGCGATGCACTCAAGGCCGACCTGGAAGAGGCGATGACGGGCTTCGACTGCAGCCCGCTCGCCGAGCGCCTGATCAAGTCCGGCGTGCCCTGCGGCGCCGTCCGCACGATCGATCAGGTGATGGCCGATCCGCATACCCATCACCGCGAGATGGTGATCGACATCGGGGCCTATCGCGGCACCGGCAGCCCGATCAAGCTGTCGCGCACCCCGGCCTCCTACCGTCTGGCGCCACCGCGCTTCGGCGAGCACACCGCGGCGATTCTCGACGAGGTCGGCGTGCAGGGCGATCTCTTCGCCGACGTGTTGCCGGGCTTCGATGCGGGGGCGGACCCGGCCGCTGGAAAGCGGAAGGTGCGCGGATGA
- a CDS encoding aminotransferase-like domain-containing protein: MDEQADSNRTGAIVARISRMIDEGLLQPGRRMASLRLAAGEYGVSKNTMVEVYDRLVASGRLEARRGAGFYVRAPGQRPSEAPPPHMSEAIDIVSLLREQLCQVHPVRVGDGRPPRSWMEDSELGRHLRVRSGKGDLPIEHGYGDPVGYAPLRAQIGLMLAERSIQVSPAQLLMTFGANHALDLIIRQLLQPGDTVLVDSPGYYPLFGKLKLARIEIAGVRRLPDGPDLDDLATQIARHRPKVFFTQSLAHNPTGGSIALPIAHRLLQLAAQHDLTIVEDDPFADVMPASAPRLAALDQLERVIYLGTFSKTLSASLRIGYVAASPALARSLGDMKMLTVVNSSGYLERLVSDLIASGQYRHHLKRLKERIGKATRTAFGGLERLGLPVFSRQGGGYYLWVGLPPGLDDLALARRASEQGIFIAPGTVFMPERPQPEGDERAAGMRVNVAYADDPAFLAFLQAELANAAS; the protein is encoded by the coding sequence ATGGACGAGCAGGCCGACAGCAACCGCACCGGTGCGATCGTCGCCCGGATCAGCCGGATGATCGACGAGGGGCTGCTCCAGCCAGGTCGGCGCATGGCCTCGCTGCGGCTGGCAGCCGGCGAATACGGCGTCTCCAAGAACACCATGGTCGAGGTCTATGACCGACTCGTCGCCAGCGGCCGGCTCGAGGCCCGCCGCGGCGCCGGCTTCTATGTCCGCGCGCCTGGGCAGCGGCCGAGCGAGGCGCCGCCGCCGCATATGAGCGAGGCGATCGACATCGTCTCGCTGCTGCGCGAGCAGCTCTGTCAGGTCCATCCCGTCCGCGTCGGCGACGGCCGCCCGCCGCGCTCCTGGATGGAGGATTCCGAGCTCGGGCGGCATCTGCGTGTGCGCAGCGGCAAGGGCGACCTGCCGATCGAGCACGGCTATGGCGATCCGGTCGGCTATGCGCCCTTGCGCGCGCAGATCGGGCTGATGCTGGCTGAGCGCTCGATCCAGGTCTCGCCGGCGCAACTCCTCATGACCTTCGGCGCCAACCACGCGCTCGACCTGATCATCCGCCAGCTGCTGCAGCCCGGCGACACGGTCCTGGTCGACAGCCCCGGCTATTACCCGCTCTTCGGCAAGCTGAAGCTGGCCCGCATCGAGATTGCCGGCGTCCGGCGGCTGCCAGACGGGCCTGACCTCGACGATCTCGCCACCCAGATCGCACGCCACCGGCCCAAGGTCTTCTTCACCCAGTCGCTGGCGCACAATCCGACGGGCGGCTCGATCGCGCTGCCGATCGCCCATCGCCTGCTGCAGCTCGCCGCCCAGCACGATCTCACCATCGTCGAAGACGACCCCTTCGCCGACGTGATGCCGGCGAGCGCGCCGCGGCTCGCGGCGCTCGACCAGCTGGAGCGGGTGATCTATCTCGGCACCTTCTCAAAGACGCTCTCGGCGAGCCTCCGCATCGGCTATGTCGCCGCGAGCCCGGCGCTCGCCCGCTCGCTCGGCGACATGAAGATGCTGACCGTGGTCAACTCCTCCGGCTATCTGGAGCGGCTGGTCAGCGACCTGATCGCCAGCGGCCAGTACCGCCATCACCTCAAGCGCCTGAAGGAACGGATCGGCAAGGCGACCCGCACCGCCTTCGGCGGGCTGGAGCGCCTCGGTCTACCGGTATTTTCGCGGCAAGGCGGCGGCTACTATCTCTGGGTGGGCTTGCCGCCAGGCCTCGACGACCTCGCGCTGGCGCGCCGCGCCTCGGAGCAGGGCATCTTCATCGCGCCCGGCACGGTCTTCATGCCCGAGCGACCCCAGCCCGAAGGCGATGAAAGAGCGGCCGGCATGCGGGTCAACGTCGCCTATGCTGACGACCCCGCCTTCCTGGCCTTCCTCCAGGCCGAGCTGGCGAACGCGGCGAGCTAG
- a CDS encoding CoA transferase subunit A, with protein MDLRGMASRVEAGMQLALPVDYAGVSMAMTRALIDHGAGDLDLFCVPTGGLQVDQLVGAGLVRSVETSAVSLGEAGGAPRFNQAVGEGRIALKDATCPAIHAALMAAQKGNPFQPLRGIVGSDILRFRPDWRVIDNPFAGGEDPIVLIPAVRPDIALFHAPMADRHGNVWIGRRRELAAMAYAAEQTLVTVERIVDENLLGSEMSAAGTLPALYVTEIAVAPRGAWPYGLWGEYATDTAEILRYAKAARTPEGFAEYMAGPADRKHRELA; from the coding sequence ATGGACCTGCGGGGCATGGCGAGCCGTGTCGAGGCGGGGATGCAGCTCGCGCTGCCGGTCGATTATGCGGGGGTCTCGATGGCGATGACCCGGGCGCTGATCGACCATGGCGCCGGCGACCTCGATCTTTTCTGCGTTCCGACGGGAGGGCTGCAGGTCGACCAGCTCGTCGGCGCCGGGCTCGTCCGCTCGGTCGAGACCAGCGCGGTCTCTCTCGGTGAGGCTGGCGGCGCGCCGCGCTTCAACCAGGCGGTCGGGGAGGGGCGGATCGCGCTCAAGGACGCGACCTGCCCGGCGATCCATGCCGCGCTGATGGCGGCCCAAAAGGGCAACCCTTTCCAGCCGCTGCGCGGCATCGTCGGCAGCGACATCCTGCGCTTCCGGCCGGATTGGCGAGTGATCGACAATCCCTTCGCCGGGGGCGAGGATCCGATCGTCCTGATCCCGGCAGTGCGGCCCGACATCGCGCTCTTCCATGCGCCGATGGCGGATCGTCATGGCAATGTCTGGATCGGGCGGCGCCGCGAGCTCGCGGCGATGGCTTATGCCGCGGAACAGACCCTGGTCACGGTCGAGCGCATCGTCGACGAGAACCTGCTCGGCAGCGAAATGAGCGCCGCCGGAACCTTGCCGGCGCTCTATGTGACCGAGATCGCAGTCGCGCCCCGCGGCGCCTGGCCCTATGGCCTCTGGGGCGAGTATGCGACCGATACGGCCGAGATCCTGCGCTACGCGAAGGCTGCCCGGACGCCGGAAGGCTTCGCTGAGTACATGGCAGGACCAGCGGATCGCAAGCACCGGGAACTCGCCTGA
- a CDS encoding molybdopterin-dependent oxidoreductase translates to MSTVQRYPHCSHWGAYTILVEDGRIIGIEPFEHDPSPSPINQSVRDWASTERRVLTPLVRSGWLEGREHSDRRGRGRDRFVPVSWEEATSLVAGEIRRVSETFGNASIFAGSYGWTSCGRFHHAPSLLKRMLNLVGGYTGHVDTYSIAAGPVILRHTLGDAGACGGQANTLDTIAEHTETLLVFGALSPRTAQNEAGGIASHALETHLRKIAERGVKVILISPLRDDVPDWLNAEWWPIRPNTDAALMLGLAGEILRQGRHDRSFLNRSTSGSERLISYLDGSHDGVVKDASWAAGITGLEAGQIAELAQRLVETRSMQTVSWSLQRAHHGEQPFWAALALAAMTGQIGLPGGGVGYGYASLGGVGAPINLGKSPAMSQLRKPLESFIPVARISDMLLQPGGTYTYQGETRTYPDARLVYWAGGNPYHHHQDLNRLAEAWTRPETIIVQDPMFTATAQRADIVLPANTSIERNDMAGNKRSDCIIAMHKAIGPVGDPRSDFAIFRAIAEQLGVGPAFDEGRDEMGWLRHLYDLTRTDAATRLGFEMPDFDTFWTQGYAHCPTQAKVTYLSEFRERPDDNALDTESGRIVLGSKTLDSLGYDDCLAHPAWIEPVEWLGAADAGDQFHLISHQPEGRLHSQLETSPASMVTKRGGREQARLHPEDAAALGIADGQTVRLWNERGACLATAWLSEGVRRRVVVLPTGAWFTPTGNSGLDIAGNPNVLTVDIGTSAFGQGCSAHTCLVRVERYEGAAGDAVEQYREQIERLVAV, encoded by the coding sequence ATGAGCACGGTTCAGCGCTATCCGCATTGCAGCCATTGGGGCGCCTATACGATCCTGGTCGAGGATGGCCGGATCATCGGCATTGAGCCCTTCGAGCACGATCCCTCGCCATCGCCGATCAACCAGTCGGTCCGGGACTGGGCGAGCACGGAGCGCCGCGTTCTGACGCCGCTGGTACGCTCGGGCTGGCTCGAAGGCCGCGAGCACAGCGACCGCCGGGGCAGGGGCCGCGACAGGTTCGTGCCGGTGAGCTGGGAGGAGGCGACCTCTCTCGTCGCCGGCGAGATCCGGCGCGTCTCGGAAACCTTCGGCAATGCCTCGATCTTCGCCGGCTCCTATGGCTGGACGAGTTGCGGGCGCTTCCATCATGCGCCCTCGCTGCTGAAGCGCATGCTCAACCTCGTCGGCGGCTATACCGGCCATGTCGATACCTATTCGATCGCCGCCGGCCCGGTGATCCTGCGCCATACACTGGGCGATGCCGGCGCCTGCGGCGGCCAGGCCAACACGCTCGACACCATCGCGGAGCACACCGAAACGCTGCTCGTCTTCGGCGCGCTCTCGCCGCGGACGGCGCAGAACGAGGCGGGCGGCATCGCGAGCCACGCGCTGGAGACCCATCTGCGCAAGATCGCCGAGAGGGGCGTGAAGGTCATCCTCATCTCGCCGCTGCGCGATGATGTTCCCGATTGGCTGAATGCCGAATGGTGGCCGATCCGGCCGAACACCGACGCGGCGCTGATGCTCGGGCTCGCCGGCGAGATTCTGAGACAGGGGCGGCATGACCGCTCCTTCCTCAATCGTTCCACGAGTGGCTCCGAGCGGCTGATCTCCTATCTCGACGGCAGCCATGACGGGGTGGTCAAGGACGCGTCCTGGGCGGCCGGGATCACCGGGCTGGAAGCGGGCCAAATCGCGGAGCTGGCGCAGCGGCTCGTCGAAACCCGCTCGATGCAAACCGTGAGCTGGAGCCTGCAGCGGGCTCATCACGGCGAACAGCCGTTCTGGGCAGCGCTGGCACTGGCGGCGATGACCGGCCAGATCGGCCTGCCGGGTGGCGGCGTCGGCTATGGCTATGCCTCGCTCGGGGGCGTCGGAGCGCCGATCAACCTCGGCAAGTCGCCAGCGATGTCGCAATTGCGCAAGCCGCTGGAGAGCTTCATTCCGGTCGCCCGGATCAGTGACATGCTGCTTCAACCAGGCGGGACCTACACCTATCAGGGCGAGACCCGGACCTACCCCGACGCGCGGCTGGTCTATTGGGCGGGCGGCAACCCCTATCATCACCATCAGGACCTGAACCGCCTCGCCGAGGCCTGGACGCGGCCGGAGACAATCATTGTCCAGGACCCGATGTTCACGGCGACCGCGCAGCGGGCCGATATCGTGCTGCCGGCCAACACCTCGATCGAGCGCAACGACATGGCGGGCAACAAGCGCTCCGATTGCATCATCGCCATGCACAAGGCGATCGGGCCCGTAGGAGACCCTCGCTCCGATTTCGCGATCTTCCGGGCGATCGCAGAACAGCTCGGTGTCGGGCCGGCTTTCGACGAAGGGCGCGACGAGATGGGCTGGCTGCGCCATCTCTACGACCTCACTCGCACAGACGCTGCCACGCGCCTCGGCTTCGAGATGCCGGATTTCGATACGTTCTGGACGCAAGGATACGCCCATTGCCCGACGCAGGCGAAGGTTACTTATTTGTCCGAATTCCGCGAGCGGCCCGACGATAACGCCCTCGATACCGAAAGCGGACGCATCGTCCTCGGCAGCAAGACCCTGGACTCGCTCGGCTATGACGACTGCCTCGCGCACCCGGCCTGGATCGAGCCGGTGGAATGGCTCGGCGCGGCAGATGCAGGCGACCAGTTCCACCTGATCTCGCACCAGCCGGAAGGGCGGCTGCACAGCCAGCTCGAGACGAGTCCGGCCAGCATGGTCACGAAGCGCGGCGGCCGCGAGCAGGCGCGCCTCCATCCGGAGGACGCTGCCGCCCTCGGCATCGCCGACGGCCAGACGGTCCGGCTCTGGAACGAGCGCGGGGCCTGCCTCGCGACTGCCTGGCTCAGCGAGGGGGTTCGGCGCCGGGTCGTCGTCCTGCCGACGGGCGCCTGGTTCACGCCGACCGGCAATAGCGGGCTCGACATCGCCGGCAATCCGAACGTCCTGACGGTCGATATCGGAACCTCCGCCTTCGGCCAGGGCTGCTCGGCCCATACCTGCCTTGTCAGGGTCGAGCGCTATGAGGGCGCGGCCGGCGATGCCGTGGAACAGTATCGCGAGCAGATCGAACGGCTGGTCGCCGTCTAG
- a CDS encoding ABC transporter substrate-binding protein, with amino-acid sequence MDNRITRRTLSALLVSAGMALSLPAYAQNEIKIGYNADQSASGAAELGLSGLYGFQAAIEDLNAQGGVLGRKLVGVVRDDAGAPPKSIQNMNELIDNEKVAAVVGPTNSGNALAWLHIPQQKKVPVISHVATATDITARYAKEPQNYIFRVSMVDREQLALLAAYAVKASKSKNVAIIADTTGYGQAATKDLQEILTLHGIKPVGIEKFGPKDTDMTSQLAKLKAAGADMIITGSLADATAQVLKSMEKMDYYPGLLSTWGSINTPLVNIAGPKLAEKTVFAASTTEDASDRAAALHKRLVAKHPNMPAFVSAAQGYDAVMLIAAAIKQADGTDGPKLQAALENLGKVQGIIKAYDKPFSKEQHEALGVADFHLAQWKDGRVVKLDDPVVKGLTAADLKR; translated from the coding sequence ATGGACAATCGCATCACTCGCCGCACGCTCAGTGCCCTGCTGGTCTCGGCCGGCATGGCGCTGTCGCTGCCGGCTTACGCACAGAACGAGATCAAGATCGGCTACAATGCCGACCAGTCGGCCTCCGGCGCAGCGGAGCTCGGCCTATCGGGTCTCTACGGCTTCCAGGCCGCAATCGAGGATTTGAACGCACAGGGCGGCGTCCTCGGCCGCAAGCTTGTCGGCGTCGTCCGCGACGATGCCGGCGCACCGCCGAAGTCGATCCAGAACATGAACGAGCTGATCGACAACGAGAAGGTCGCGGCCGTGGTCGGCCCGACCAATTCCGGCAATGCGCTCGCCTGGCTGCACATCCCGCAGCAGAAGAAGGTGCCGGTGATCTCGCATGTCGCGACCGCGACCGACATCACCGCCCGCTATGCCAAGGAGCCGCAGAACTACATCTTCCGCGTCTCGATGGTCGATCGCGAGCAGCTCGCTCTGCTCGCCGCCTATGCGGTCAAGGCCTCGAAGAGCAAGAATGTCGCGATCATCGCCGACACCACCGGCTACGGCCAGGCGGCGACCAAGGACCTGCAGGAGATCCTCACCCTGCACGGCATCAAGCCGGTCGGCATCGAGAAGTTCGGGCCGAAGGACACCGACATGACCTCGCAGCTCGCCAAGCTGAAGGCGGCCGGCGCCGACATGATCATCACCGGCTCGCTGGCAGATGCCACCGCGCAGGTGCTGAAGAGCATGGAGAAGATGGACTATTACCCCGGCCTGCTCTCGACCTGGGGCTCGATCAACACGCCGCTGGTCAACATCGCCGGCCCCAAGCTCGCCGAGAAGACCGTCTTCGCGGCCTCGACCACCGAGGACGCCAGCGACCGGGCGGCGGCGCTGCACAAGCGCCTCGTCGCCAAGCACCCGAACATGCCGGCCTTCGTCTCGGCCGCGCAGGGCTATGACGCGGTGATGCTGATCGCCGCCGCGATCAAGCAGGCCGACGGCACGGACGGCCCGAAACTGCAGGCTGCGCTCGAGAACCTCGGTAAGGTCCAGGGCATCATCAAGGCTTATGACAAGCCCTTCAGCAAGGAGCAGCACGAGGCGCTCGGCGTCGCCGACTTCCACCTCGCGCAGTGGAAGGATGGCCGGGTGGTCAAGCTCGATGATCCGGTGGTCAAGGGCCTGACGGCAGCGGACCTGAAGCGCTGA